In Salarias fasciatus chromosome 2, fSalaFa1.1, whole genome shotgun sequence, one genomic interval encodes:
- the hbegfa gene encoding heparin-binding EGF-like growth factor a translates to MKFFAVALLLLHALALSRLASGAAVDRYESNRHTSVINLLGTTADRRAEEESGSVDATTAEYQEEEEGDEYYYYDDEYEDGLSGDYEMQMPRVAMSSKPKDPSAILEAEEGKRRRGKGRKKGKGKGKKRNPCLKKYKDFCIHGTCQYLRDIRAPSCVCHPNYSGERCEFITLPVQSPEGYNRTTALAVVAVVLSSVCLTIIGLLLMLRFHKRGAYDVENEEKVKLGLASNH, encoded by the exons ATGAAGTTTTTCGCCGTTGCGCTCCTGCTGCTTCACGCCTTGG cgCTGTCCCGACTGGCGAGTGGCGCTGCGGTCGACAGGTATGAGAGCAACAGGCACACGTCCGTCATCAACCTGTTGGGCACGACCGCGgacaggagggcggaggaggagagcgggagCGTGGATGCCACAACAGCGGAgtaccaggaggaggaggagggggatgaaTATTATTACTATGACGATGAATATGAGGACGGCTTGTCTGGAGACTATGAAATGCAGATGCCAAGAG TCGCCATGTCAAGCAAACCCAAAGACCCGTCTGCCATCCTGGAGGCTGAAGAaggaaagagaaggaggggaaAGGGAAGAAAGAAGGGGAAAGGCAAGGGGAAGAAGAGGAACCCCTGCCTGAAGAAGTATAAGGATTTCTGCATTCATGGCACCTGCCAGTACTTGAGGGACATCCGCGCCCCTTCCTGTGT ATGCCATCCGAATTACTCTGGCGAGCGGTGCGAGTTCATCACGCTGCCGGTTCAATCCCCCGAGGGCTACAACCGGACCACCGCTCTGGCCGTGGTGGCCGTGGTGCTGTCGTCCGTCTGCCTCACCATCATCGGCTTGTTACTAATGCTCAG GTTTCACAAGCGGGGGGCGTATGATGTAGAGAATGAGGAGAAGGTCAAACTAGGGTTAGCATCCAACCACTGA
- the rufy1 gene encoding RUN and FYVE domain-containing protein 1 isoform X1, translating to MADEAGEVNTAVEDLEEKQEEDEAEESGAAEEREPDGPERSEESGSAHSWSAPILSLARKATETISSGMSYAAAPRKSSQGSAACSPTEDEPGTDLNSTSKILPVLPPKDPMSIERSNLLSMMKLSIKVLIQSSLSLGRTLDSEYPPLQQFFVVLEHCLKHGLKAKKSFIGQNKSIWGPLELVEKLCPESVNIATSARDMPGIKTGLGRARAWLHLALMQKKVADYLKALLDHKDLLSEFYDSGALMMEEEGAVMGGLLVGLNVIDANLCIKGEDLDSQVGVIDFSLYLKDPVNNETSKDDSKMTAILDQKHYIEELNRHLTGTVTDLQAKMDSLEKTNSKLVEELTAATDRINSLQDEQEKLRMDNESILQSSQKKEEAALQDSQVELETYKQTRQGLDEMYNVVWKQYKEEKRIRQELERELELQVGLKQEMEVAMKLLEKDTHEKQDTLAALRLQLDQVKTLNLQMFHKAQDSERQAEKKQAEAEQLEQRMNEMEKTMMELEQRLQDSERQRKQSDQSDKDMKVELDGKVEALQKQLTDLDTLRLGLESELRAEREQRQSLQRALQREQDNSVELRTQLQQLQGLNSELQDLKQEKQQLQQMCEQQEQALQEMGLHLSQSKLKMEDFKEVNKALKGHAWLKDDEATQCKQCQKEFSISRRKHHCRNCGDIYCNSCSSNELALPSYPRPVRVCDMCHSLLLRRSSSTAS from the exons ATGGCCGACGAGGCAGGGGAAGtaaacacagcagtggaggatctggaagaaaaacaagaggaagatGAGGCCGAGGAGTCCGGCGCCGCGGAGGAGCGCGAGCCCGACGGGCCGGAGCGCAGCGAGGAGTCCGGCTCTGCTCACAGCTGGTCGGCTCCCATCCTGTCTCTGGCTCGGAAGGCCACGGAGACGATCAGCAGCGGGATGAGCTACGCCGCCGCACCGAGGAAGAGTTCCCAGGGCTCCGCTGCCTGCTCGCCCACCGAGGACGAGCCCGGAACCGACCTGAACAGCACCTCCAAGATCCTCCCAG TCCTGCCCCCCAAAGACCCCATGTCCATCGAGAGGTCCAACCTCCTCAGCATGATGAAGCTGAGCATCAAAGTGTTGATCCAGTCCTCTCTCAGTCTGGGCAGGACGCTGGACTCCGAATACCCTCCCCTGCAGCAGTTTTTTGTGGTCCTGGAGCACTGCCTGAAACACGGGCTGAAAG CCAAGAAATCCTTCATTGGTCAGAATAAGTCCATATGGGGACcgctggagctggtggagaagTTGTGTCCAGAGTCTGTCAACATTGCCACAAGTGCCAGAGACATGCCAGGCATCAA GACTGGCTTGGGGAGAGCGAGGGCTTGGCTCCACTTGGCGCTCATGCAGAAAAAGGTGGCCGACTATCTGAAGGCCCTGCTGGACCACAAGGACCTCCTGAG TGAGTTTTATGACTCCGGAGCTttgatgatggaggaggagggggccgTCATGGGGGGACTGCTGGTCGGCCTGAACGTGATCGACGCCAACCTGTGTATCAAAGGGGAGGATCTGGATTCTCAG GTGGGCGTCATTGACTTCTCCCTCTACCTGAAAGACCCCGTCAACAACGAGACCTCTAAAGA TGATTCCAAGATGACCGCCATATTGGACCAGAAGCACTACATAGAGGAGTTGAATCGTCACCTGACCGGCACCGTCACAGACCTTCAGGCCAAGATGGACTCTCTGGAGAAGACCAACAGCAAACTGGTAGAGGAG CTGACCGCGGCAACGGACAGAATCAACTCTCTGCAGGACGAGCAGGAGAAGCTGAGGATGGACAACGAGTCCATCCTGCAGTCCAGCCAGAAGAAAGAAGAG GCTGCTCTCCAGGACAgccaggtggagctggagacgTACAAACAGACCCGACAAGGCCTGGACGAGATGTACAACGTGGTGTGGAAGCAGTACAAAGAGGAGAAGCGCATTCGCCAG GAACTGGAGCgcgagctggagctgcaggtggggctgaagcaggagatggaggtggccatgaagctgctggagaaggacACCCACGAGAAGCAGGACACCCTGGCCGCCCTGCGGCTCCAGCTGGACCAAGTCAAGACTCTCAACCTGCAGATGTTTCATAAAGCTCAG gaCTCGGAACGACAAGCGGAGAAAAAGCAGGCGGAggccgagcagctggagcagaggaTGAATGAAATGGAGAAGACCATGATGGAACTGGAGCAGAG ACTGCAGGACTCGGAGCGGCAGCGCAAACAGAGCGACCAGTCAGACAAAGACATGAAGGTGGAGCTGGACGGGAAGGTGGAAGCTTTGCAGAAGCAGCTAACCGACCTGGATACTCtgag GCTGGGTTTGGAGAGCGAGCTGCGTGCGGAGCGGGAACAGAGGCAAAGcctgcagagggcgctgcaGCGGGAGCAGGACAACAGCGTGGAGCTGCGaactcagctgcagcagctgcagggcctCAACTCG gagctgcaggacttgaagcaggagaagcagcagctgcagcagatgtgcgagcagcaggagcaggctCTGCAGGAGATGGGGCTGCACCTCAGCCA GTCTAAACTGAAGATGGAGGACTTCAAGGAGGTCAACAAAGCCCTGAAG GGTCACGCCTGGCTCAAAGACGACGAAGCCACCCAGTGCAAGCAGTGCCAGAAAGAGTTCTCTATCTCACGCAGAAAG CATCACTGCAGGAACTGCGGAGACATTTACTGCAACAGCTGCTCCAGCAACGAGCTGGCCTTACCCTCGTACCCCCGGCCCGTCAGAGTGTGCGACATGTGCCACTCCCTCCTGCTGCGGAGAAGCAGCTCCACGGCCTCCTGA
- the rufy1 gene encoding RUN and FYVE domain-containing protein 1 isoform X2 → MADEAGEVNTAVEDLEEKQEEDEAEESGAAEEREPDGPERSEESGSAHSWSAPILSLARKATETISSGMSYAAAPRKSSQGSAACSPTEDEPGTDLNSTSKILPVLPPKDPMSIERSNLLSMMKLSIKVLIQSSLSLGRTLDSEYPPLQQFFVVLEHCLKHGLKAKKSFIGQNKSIWGPLELVEKLCPESVNIATSARDMPGIKTGLGRARAWLHLALMQKKVADYLKALLDHKDLLSEFYDSGALMMEEEGAVMGGLLVGLNVIDANLCIKGEDLDSQVGVIDFSLYLKDPVNNETSKDDSKMTAILDQKHYIEELNRHLTGTVTDLQAKMDSLEKTNSKLVEELTAATDRINSLQDEQEKLRMDNESILQSSQKKEEAALQDSQVELETYKQTRQGLDEMYNVVWKQYKEEKRIRQELERELELQVGLKQEMEVAMKLLEKDTHEKQDTLAALRLQLDQVKTLNLQMFHKAQDSERQRKQSDQSDKDMKVELDGKVEALQKQLTDLDTLRLGLESELRAEREQRQSLQRALQREQDNSVELRTQLQQLQGLNSELQDLKQEKQQLQQMCEQQEQALQEMGLHLSQSKLKMEDFKEVNKALKGHAWLKDDEATQCKQCQKEFSISRRKHHCRNCGDIYCNSCSSNELALPSYPRPVRVCDMCHSLLLRRSSSTAS, encoded by the exons ATGGCCGACGAGGCAGGGGAAGtaaacacagcagtggaggatctggaagaaaaacaagaggaagatGAGGCCGAGGAGTCCGGCGCCGCGGAGGAGCGCGAGCCCGACGGGCCGGAGCGCAGCGAGGAGTCCGGCTCTGCTCACAGCTGGTCGGCTCCCATCCTGTCTCTGGCTCGGAAGGCCACGGAGACGATCAGCAGCGGGATGAGCTACGCCGCCGCACCGAGGAAGAGTTCCCAGGGCTCCGCTGCCTGCTCGCCCACCGAGGACGAGCCCGGAACCGACCTGAACAGCACCTCCAAGATCCTCCCAG TCCTGCCCCCCAAAGACCCCATGTCCATCGAGAGGTCCAACCTCCTCAGCATGATGAAGCTGAGCATCAAAGTGTTGATCCAGTCCTCTCTCAGTCTGGGCAGGACGCTGGACTCCGAATACCCTCCCCTGCAGCAGTTTTTTGTGGTCCTGGAGCACTGCCTGAAACACGGGCTGAAAG CCAAGAAATCCTTCATTGGTCAGAATAAGTCCATATGGGGACcgctggagctggtggagaagTTGTGTCCAGAGTCTGTCAACATTGCCACAAGTGCCAGAGACATGCCAGGCATCAA GACTGGCTTGGGGAGAGCGAGGGCTTGGCTCCACTTGGCGCTCATGCAGAAAAAGGTGGCCGACTATCTGAAGGCCCTGCTGGACCACAAGGACCTCCTGAG TGAGTTTTATGACTCCGGAGCTttgatgatggaggaggagggggccgTCATGGGGGGACTGCTGGTCGGCCTGAACGTGATCGACGCCAACCTGTGTATCAAAGGGGAGGATCTGGATTCTCAG GTGGGCGTCATTGACTTCTCCCTCTACCTGAAAGACCCCGTCAACAACGAGACCTCTAAAGA TGATTCCAAGATGACCGCCATATTGGACCAGAAGCACTACATAGAGGAGTTGAATCGTCACCTGACCGGCACCGTCACAGACCTTCAGGCCAAGATGGACTCTCTGGAGAAGACCAACAGCAAACTGGTAGAGGAG CTGACCGCGGCAACGGACAGAATCAACTCTCTGCAGGACGAGCAGGAGAAGCTGAGGATGGACAACGAGTCCATCCTGCAGTCCAGCCAGAAGAAAGAAGAG GCTGCTCTCCAGGACAgccaggtggagctggagacgTACAAACAGACCCGACAAGGCCTGGACGAGATGTACAACGTGGTGTGGAAGCAGTACAAAGAGGAGAAGCGCATTCGCCAG GAACTGGAGCgcgagctggagctgcaggtggggctgaagcaggagatggaggtggccatgaagctgctggagaaggacACCCACGAGAAGCAGGACACCCTGGCCGCCCTGCGGCTCCAGCTGGACCAAGTCAAGACTCTCAACCTGCAGATGTTTCATAAAGCTCAG GACTCGGAGCGGCAGCGCAAACAGAGCGACCAGTCAGACAAAGACATGAAGGTGGAGCTGGACGGGAAGGTGGAAGCTTTGCAGAAGCAGCTAACCGACCTGGATACTCtgag GCTGGGTTTGGAGAGCGAGCTGCGTGCGGAGCGGGAACAGAGGCAAAGcctgcagagggcgctgcaGCGGGAGCAGGACAACAGCGTGGAGCTGCGaactcagctgcagcagctgcagggcctCAACTCG gagctgcaggacttgaagcaggagaagcagcagctgcagcagatgtgcgagcagcaggagcaggctCTGCAGGAGATGGGGCTGCACCTCAGCCA GTCTAAACTGAAGATGGAGGACTTCAAGGAGGTCAACAAAGCCCTGAAG GGTCACGCCTGGCTCAAAGACGACGAAGCCACCCAGTGCAAGCAGTGCCAGAAAGAGTTCTCTATCTCACGCAGAAAG CATCACTGCAGGAACTGCGGAGACATTTACTGCAACAGCTGCTCCAGCAACGAGCTGGCCTTACCCTCGTACCCCCGGCCCGTCAGAGTGTGCGACATGTGCCACTCCCTCCTGCTGCGGAGAAGCAGCTCCACGGCCTCCTGA
- the hnrnph1 gene encoding heterogeneous nuclear ribonucleoprotein H isoform X1, translated as MADEGYVVRIRGLPWSCSVDEVQRFFSDCKIINNGGGIHFTYTREGRPSGEAFVELETEEDLKIAVKKDRETMGHRYVEVFKSNNVEMDWVMKHTGPNCPETAGDGLVRLRGLPFGCSKEEIVQFFSGLEIVPNGITLPVDIQGRSTGEAFVQFASQDIAEKALKKHKERIGHRYIEIFKSSRAEVRTHYEPQRKPMGMQRPGPYDRPSGGRGYNMMGRGGSYDRMRRGGYGGGVSDGRYGDGGSSFQSTTGHCVHMRGLPYRATETDIYNFFSPLNPVRVHIEIGPDGRVTGEADVEFATHEDAVAAMSKDKANMQHRYVELFLNSTAGGSNGAYGSQMMGGMGNQSSYSGGQLSSGYSGGYSSQGNMGGYSDYSNQSGMGSSYYGGGGGGGSRGSMNGLGGGWGM; from the exons ATGGCTGATGAGGGATACGTAGTCCGAATCCGAGGTCTTCCTTGGTCCTGTTCAGTGGATGAAGTACAGAGATTCTTCTCAG ACTGCAAAATTATCAACAATGGAGGCGGCATCCACTTCACTTACACGAGGGAGGGACGTCCCAGCGGAGAGGCCTTTGTGGAGTTGGAGACGGAAGAAGATCTGAAGATCGCagtgaagaaggacagagaaacTATGGGTCACAGATACGTAGAGG TGTTTAAATCCAACAACGTTGAGATGGACTGGGTCATGAAGCACACTGGCCCAAACTGTCCCGAGACGGCAGGAGATGGGCTCGTGCGGCTCCGAGGTCTCCCCTTCGGCTGCAGCAAGGAGGAGATTGTGCAGTTTTTCTCAG GGTTGGAAATCGTGCCAAATGGGATAACATTGCCGGTGGACATCCAGGGGAGGAGTACGGGGGAGGCCTTCGTGCAGTTTGCTTCACAGGATATAGCTGAAAAGGCTCTaaagaaacacaaggaaagAATAGGGCACAG GTACATTGAGATCTTCAAGAGTAGCCGCGCTGAGGTGCGAACCCATTACGAGCCCCAGAGGAAGCCCATGGGCATGCAGAGACCGGGCCCGTACGACCGGCCCTCTGGTGGACGCGGCTACAACATGATGGGCCGAGGCGGCTCCTACGATCGGATGCGTCGAGGAGGCTACGGAGGCG GTGTGTCGGATGGACGGTACGGCGACGGCGGTTCTTCCTTCCAGAGCACGACAGGCCACTGTGTCCACATGAGGGGTCTGCCGTACAGAGCCACAGAGACAGACATCTACAAC TTTTTCTCGCCGTTGAATCCAGTGCGGGTCCACATCGAGATCGGCCCAGACGGCCGGGTAACCGGGGAGGCCGACGTAGAGTTTGCCACACACGAAGATGCGGTGGCAGCGATGTCAAAAGACAAAGCTAACATGc AGCACCGCTACGTGGAGCTGTTCCTGAACTCtacagcaggtggcagcaatGGAGCCTACGGCAGCCAGATGATGGGCGGCATGG GAAACCAGTCCTCCTACAGCGGTGGCCAGCTGAGCTCAGGCTACTCTGGAGGATACAGCAGTCAAGGAAACATGGGCGGCTACAGTGACTACA GTAACCAGAGCGGAATGGGAAGCAGTTACTacggcggtggaggaggtggaggaagcagaggctctATGAACGGACTGGGCGGAGGATGGggaatgtag
- the hnrnph1 gene encoding heterogeneous nuclear ribonucleoprotein H isoform X2, with protein MADEGYVVRIRGLPWSCSVDEVQRFFSDCKIINNGGGIHFTYTREGRPSGEAFVELETEEDLKIAVKKDRETMGHRYVEVFKSNNVEMDWVMKHTGPNCPETAGDGLVRLRGLPFGCSKEEIVQFFSGLEIVPNGITLPVDIQGRSTGEAFVQFASQDIAEKALKKHKERIGHRYIEIFKSSRAEVRTHYEPQRKPMGMQRPGPYDRPSGGRGYNMMGRGGSYDRMRRGGYGGGVSDGRYGDGGSSFQSTTGHCVHMRGLPYRATETDIYNFFSPLNPVRVHIEIGPDGRVTGEADVEFATHEDAVAAMSKDKANMQHRYVELFLNSTAGGSNGAYGSQMMGGMGNQSSYSGGQLSSGYSGGYSSQGNMGGYSDYIR; from the exons ATGGCTGATGAGGGATACGTAGTCCGAATCCGAGGTCTTCCTTGGTCCTGTTCAGTGGATGAAGTACAGAGATTCTTCTCAG ACTGCAAAATTATCAACAATGGAGGCGGCATCCACTTCACTTACACGAGGGAGGGACGTCCCAGCGGAGAGGCCTTTGTGGAGTTGGAGACGGAAGAAGATCTGAAGATCGCagtgaagaaggacagagaaacTATGGGTCACAGATACGTAGAGG TGTTTAAATCCAACAACGTTGAGATGGACTGGGTCATGAAGCACACTGGCCCAAACTGTCCCGAGACGGCAGGAGATGGGCTCGTGCGGCTCCGAGGTCTCCCCTTCGGCTGCAGCAAGGAGGAGATTGTGCAGTTTTTCTCAG GGTTGGAAATCGTGCCAAATGGGATAACATTGCCGGTGGACATCCAGGGGAGGAGTACGGGGGAGGCCTTCGTGCAGTTTGCTTCACAGGATATAGCTGAAAAGGCTCTaaagaaacacaaggaaagAATAGGGCACAG GTACATTGAGATCTTCAAGAGTAGCCGCGCTGAGGTGCGAACCCATTACGAGCCCCAGAGGAAGCCCATGGGCATGCAGAGACCGGGCCCGTACGACCGGCCCTCTGGTGGACGCGGCTACAACATGATGGGCCGAGGCGGCTCCTACGATCGGATGCGTCGAGGAGGCTACGGAGGCG GTGTGTCGGATGGACGGTACGGCGACGGCGGTTCTTCCTTCCAGAGCACGACAGGCCACTGTGTCCACATGAGGGGTCTGCCGTACAGAGCCACAGAGACAGACATCTACAAC TTTTTCTCGCCGTTGAATCCAGTGCGGGTCCACATCGAGATCGGCCCAGACGGCCGGGTAACCGGGGAGGCCGACGTAGAGTTTGCCACACACGAAGATGCGGTGGCAGCGATGTCAAAAGACAAAGCTAACATGc AGCACCGCTACGTGGAGCTGTTCCTGAACTCtacagcaggtggcagcaatGGAGCCTACGGCAGCCAGATGATGGGCGGCATGG GAAACCAGTCCTCCTACAGCGGTGGCCAGCTGAGCTCAGGCTACTCTGGAGGATACAGCAGTCAAGGAAACATGGGCGGCTACAGTGACTACA ttagGTAA